A region from the Andrena cerasifolii isolate SP2316 chromosome 11, iyAndCera1_principal, whole genome shotgun sequence genome encodes:
- the LOC143374875 gene encoding uncharacterized protein LOC143374875, translating to MDKIVNEQSTLFKRISNLKENMMKLGKKKITRGVITSRIDLLESYWTTFSKNDAKINAGATEEIKKSLYFTEDYLSLGEEAYLNQKADLLDQLDALPVRRKADEQSGTDSDETDSSRGRTLQKIALPTFAGDYQLWPSFRDLFISLIIKNSSLSAVDKLHYLKSSLSGEAARVIQNVTITANNFKRAWLAVSEQYDVPRLLIHAQLKALMSLPAMSSASARELKDLLHGTQDAVEALETLHLPVQHWSAWLVYLTAERLDAETRKDWETSLGTSKEHPTFQQLLDFLRTQVRAALASEFSTSGSTSQQPTGPSGQRGRDRQQPPASSGATRRPKTHCVTRNNAGNQKCALCAGEHFILYCPSYQALGPRERKARVIDRKLCFNCLAMHSSRECKSTKRCQLCLGKHHTTIHIPVESVSAPSTNSQVTQQTGSTNQGVSPSLNSVTPTTHCAQTQTMGAAMLLATALVRVATVTGEGITVRALIDPCSEVSLIGESIAQLLKLPRTPTNIPVIGVAKCKTYSKGAVTLTVSHRKDKSVNLAVQALVLPRLSSYQPSPAQLSTSMPHLKDLELADPEFLSCRKVDLLLGAEVYSQIILEGLKHGPPRTPVAQATTLGWILTGPITDRGQIARANTAVTLQCSTETDISELLQRFWAIEEVSTPFTSLNEDEKACEEHFAQTHTRDDSGRYVVRLPFSRSKSSLGLSRAISEVLLQKLEKRFRNSSELETAYCQFMDEYESLDHMSLATGDSRDISSHYYLPHHGVIRVSSTTTKLRVVFNASCKTTSGLSLNDLVHKGPNLLPEIFDILLRWRLHAVVFSADIEKMYRQIRVHTDDCDFQRILWRKKASDPVKAYRLLTVTYGMACAPYLAIRTLKQLSADEIDRYPSAAPCLLNDVYMDDVISGADTISAALHIQKELLSLLKAGGFKLRKWASNSPELLKTLPLDYVATTPELSCNFEGTFSLLGLKWQTTSDCFLFSAAPKNRDNALTKRVVFRETASLYDPLGFLAPVIIAAKIFVQSLWLLKLGWDEPLPLNLTETWERYYNGLGALSSLRIPRWLAVRKDSGFYELHGFADASITAYAAVIYLRSLSESEPPRINLVAAKTRVAPLKQISLPRLELCAATLLARLTIRVLQALNLPRREVHLWSDSTIVLSWLQKQPSQWTTFVANRVSEIQTTLPNARWHHIRTKENPADCASRGIQGDLLKNLTLWWQGPCFLKQGRIDVEFNRVVEFSTTEEARSKSVCHMTTKDDNTPIWEVIVKYSSYKKLNRITAWCLRFISLLRRKSVIETQCKYITAPELEVARLTLIRLVQRKAFAREISNLENSASISRGPLARLVPFVDAQGILRVGGRLKHSTLDFDEKHPIILPEKGTLTLLIVRDHHERALHGGTQLTLSTLRQTYWILRGRRVVRTYIHTCVTCWRWRAKALQQRMGDLPLSRVTATRPFLNTGVDYAGPFHTKISPGRGYRTRKSYVAVFICLATKALHLELVSDYTTAAFLAAYRRFVSRRGHCASMRSDRGTNFVGADKELRQWFSTATSELGDLAPLLADMGTKWVFNPPAAPHFGGIWEAAVKSMKFHLRRVIGDTPMTFEEMATLLTQIEACLNSRPLIPLSDEPDDFNFLTPSHFLVGSSLIAVPEPSLAAEPRNRLSRWQFIQQMRDHYWQRWAAEYLQTLQSRNKWVTGHPNVQVGDLCLLRNEATPPTHWPIGRITAVHPGKDDLVRVVTIRTAYTTLQRPIAKISVFPSASSDSVPTRSMPKQT from the coding sequence ATGGATAAGATCGTAAACGAACAGAGTACGTTGTTCAAGCGAATTTCAAATCTCAAGGAAAACATGATGAAACTCGGGAAAAAGAAAATAACGCGAGGTGTAATCACCTCTCGAATAGACCTACTGGAAAGCTACTGGACCACGTTTAGCAAGAATGATGCGAAAATAAACGCAGGTGCTACGGAGGAGATTAAAAAGAGTTTATATTTTACCGAAGACTACTTAAGCCTCGGAGAAGAGGCGTACCTAAATCAAAAAGCCGACCTGCTTGACCAGCTGGACGCTCTTCCTGTAAGAAGGAAGGCAGATGAACAATCCGGGACCGACTCCGATGAAACCGATTCCTCTCGTGGTAGAACTCTACAAAAAATAGCTCTTCCGACATTCGCTGGAGACTATCAGCTCTGGCCAAGCTTTCGAGACCTATTTATTTCCTTGATAATCAAGAACTCGTCACTCTCGGCAGTTGACAAACTGCATTATCTAAAGTCAAGCCTATCGGGAGAAGCTGCGCGCGTGATCCAAAACGTGACGATCACGGCCAATAATTTCAAACGCGCGTGGTTAGCGGTCTCCGAACAGTATGACGTTCCCCGTCTTCTGATACACGCTCAATTAAAGGCGCTAATGAGCTTGCCTGCTATGAGCTCCGCGTCTGCTCGAGAATTAAAGGATTTGTTGCACGGTACTCAAGATGCAGTGGAAGCTTTGGAGACACTGCACCTACCGGTCCAGCACTGGAGTGCGTGGCTGGTTTACCTGACGGCGGAACGCTTGGACGCCGAGACTAGGAAGGACTGGGAGACGTCCCTCGGTACTTCAAAGGAGCATCCCACTTTCCAGCAGCTTTTGGACTTTCTCCGCACCCAAGTTAGAGCCGCGCTGGCTTCTGAATTCAGCACCAGCGGATCAACGAGCCAGCAACCCACTGGACCATCTGGACAGCGAGGAAGAGATCGACAACAGCCACCGGCCTCCAGCGGTGCGACGCGTCGCCCCAAGACGCACTGTGTGACGCGGAACAACGCCGGGAATCAGAAGTGTGCCCTTTGCGCCGGGGAACACTTCATACTTTACTGCCCTTCGTATCAAGCTCTGGGTCCTCGGGAGCGAAAGGCTAGGGTAATAGACAGGAAATTGTGTTTTAATTGTCTAGCTATGCATTCCTCTCGCGAATGCAAATCCACAAAGCGATGCCAACTCTGTCTGGGTAAGCACCATACAACAATTCATATTCCGGTCGAATCAGTTTCTGCTCCTAGCACTAATTCACAGGTAACGCAACAAACGGGATCAACTAACCAGGGTGTCTCTCCATCGTTGAACTCGGTCACTCCAACGACTCATTGTGCTCAGACTCAAACGATGGGCGCTGCAATGCTACTCGCTACGGCCTTGGTTCGGGTGGCAACCGTGACGGGCGAGGGAATCACAGTCAGGGCGCTGATTGACCCGTGTTCCGAGGTGTCGTTGATTGGTGAGAGTATCGCTCAGTTGTTAAAGCTTCCCAGGACTCCAACAAATATTCCGGTAATAGGCGTAGCGAAGTGCAAGACATATTCTAAGGGCGCGGTAACTCTAACGGTCTCTCATCGCAAAGACAAATCGGTGAATCTTGCGGTTCAAGCACTGGTACTTCCACGGCTGTCGTCCTATCAACCTAGTCCCGCTCAATTGTCTACTTCTATGCCGCATTTGAAGGATCTCGAACTCGCTGATCCCGAATTTCTATCCTGCAGGAAAGTCGATTTACTTCTGGGGGCGGAAGTCTACTCGCAGATTATACTTGAAGGGTTAAAACATGGCCCTCCTCGCACGCCCGTAGCTCAAGCTACAACGCTCGGTTGGATACTTACTGGCCCGATCACTGATCGGGGACAAATTGCTCGCGCGAATACCGCGGTAACACTCCAGTGCTCGACGGAGACCGATATCTCAGAACTCTTGCAACGGTTCTGGGCAATTGAAGAGGTATCGACACCCTTTACTTCGTTAAATGAAGACGAAAAGGCGTGCGAGGAGCACTTCGCGCAGACGCATACTCGTGATGACAGTGGCAGGTATGTCGTGCGGCTGCCGTTCTCGCGTTCCAAATCAAGCCTCGGATTATCTCGCGCGATTTCCGAGGTCCTCTTACAAAAACTCGAAAAACGATTCAGAAACTCTTCCGAACTGGAAACGGCGTACTGTCAATTTATGGATGAATATGAGTCACTTGACCATATGAGTCTAGCTACAGGAGATTCTCGTGATATTTCGAGTCACTATTATTTACCGCATCATGGGGTAATCCGCGTTTCGAGCACTACTACAAAACTCCGGGTAGTTTTTAACGCGTCGTGCAAAACGACCTCGGGTCTCTCGCTTAACGACCTTGTACATAAGGGTCCTAATTTGCTTCCtgagatatttgatattttattaCGATGGCGTCTTCACGCCGTAGTGTTCTCAGCTGACATAGAAAAAATGTACCGCCAGATACGCGTGCATACCGACGATTGCGATTTCCAACGCATTCTTTGGCGTAAGAAAGCGTCAGATCCGGTAAAGGCGTATCGACTGCTCACTGTCACGTACGGGATGGCGTGTGCGCCTTACTTGGCCATTCGTACACTAAAACAATTGAGCGCGGACGAAATTGATCGGTACCCTTCTGCCGCGCCGTGCTTGCTTAACGACGTCTACATGGACGACGTTATCTCTGGAGCTGATACCATCTCTGCAGCGCTCCACATTCAAAAGGAGCTACTTTCTTTGCTCAAGGCGGGCGGTTTCAAACTCCGAAAATGGGCGTCGAACTCGCCCGAGCTTCTCAAAACGCTGCCGCTCGATTATGTGGCAACCACTCCGGAGCTTTCTTGCAATTTTGAGGGCACCTTTTCCCTACTGGGATTGAAGTGGCAAACCACTTCGGATTGTTTCTTGTTCTCCGCTGCGCCTAAAAACCGAGACAACGCTCTTACAAAGCGTGTCGTCTTTAGGGAAACCGCGAGTCTGTACGACCCGTTAGGATTTTTAGCTCCGGTAATAATCGCTGCGAAAATTTTTGTGCAATCTCTCTGGCTTTTAAAACTGGGATGGGATGAGCCTCTCCCCTTAAATCTTACCGAAACCTGGGAGCGTTATTACAACGGATTGGGCGCTCTCTCCTCTTTGAGGATACCTCGATGGCTGGCCGTTAGAAAAGACTCCGGATTCTATGAATTACACGGCTTCGCCGACGCGTCTATTACGGCGTACGCCGCCGTAATTTATCTCCGTTCCTTGTCCGAGAGTGAGCCCCCTCGTATTAATCTAGTCGCGGCCAAAACACGAGTCGCTCCATTGAAACAAATATCTTTGCCACGGCTCGAATTGTGTGCCGCCACATTACTGGCTCGACTGACAATACGCGTTCTTCAAGCTCTAAACTTACCTCGGAGAGAGGTTCATCTATGGTCCGATTCTACGATCGTTTTGAGCTGGCTGCAAAAGCAGCCATCTCAGTGGACGACATTTGTCGCTAATCGCGTTTCTGAAATTCAAACGACATTACCAAATGCGAGGTGGCATCACATTCGGACAAAGGAAAATCCCGCTGATTGCGCTTCGCGAGGAATTCAGGGGGACCTTCTGAAAAACCTTACGCTCTGGTGGCAAGGACCTTGCTTCTTGAAACAAGGTCGAATCGACGTTGAGTTTAACCGAGTGGTCGAGTTCAGCACGACGGAAGAGGCACGCTCGAAATCCGTTTGTCACATGACAACAAAGGATGACAACACCCCGATATGGGAAGTCATCGTCAAATACTCttcttacaaaaaattaaatcgtATAACCGCGTGGTGCCTTCGTTTCATTTCCTTACTTCGACGAAAGTCCGTGATTGAAACTCAATGTAAATACATAACGGCTCCCGAATTAGAGGTAGCCCGACTTACCTTGATAAGATTGGTGCAGCGCAAAGCCTTTGCTCGAGAAATCTCGAATTTAGAAAATTCCGCTTCTATTTCCCGAGGCCCTCTCGCTCGTCTAGTTCCCTTCGTGGATGCTCAAGGCATTCTTCGCGTCGGCGGTCGGCTGAAGCACTCCACGCTAGACTTCGACGAAAAACACCCGATTATACTACCGGAGAAGGGAACTTTAACACTGTTAATTGTACGTGACCACCATGAAAGGGCGCTTCATGGCGGTACACAACTTACCTTAAGTACTCTGCGTCAAACTTACTGGATTCTTCGAGGACGTCGCGTTGTCCGCACATACATTCACACTTGCGTCACTTGTTGGCGATGGCGAGCCAAAGCGTTGCAACAACGAATGGGGGATTTGCCCCTCTCCCGCGTAACTGCGACGCGACCGTTCTTAAACACTGGCGTGGATTATGCCGGGCCCTTCCATACTAAAATCTCTCCCGGCCGCGGTTACCGCACTCGAAAATCTTACGTCGCCGTCTTTATATGTTTAGCCACTAAAGCGCTACACTTAGAGCTCGTATCGGACTATACTACGGCTGCTTTCTTAGCCGCGTATCGGCGATTTGTTTCCCGACGCGGCCATTGTGCCTCCATGCGTAGCGACCGTGGAACGAACTTTGTAGGCGCCGACAAGGAACTTCGACAGTGGTTCTCCACTGCAACTTCCGAACTGGGCGATTTGGCCCCCCTACTGGCCGACATGGGAACGAAGTGGGTCTTCAATCCGCCAGCAGCGCCTCACTTCGGCGGTATCTGGGAGGCGGCGGTAAAATCCATGAAATTTCACCTTCGCCGAGTCATCGGTGATACCCCGATGACATTCGAGGAGATGGCGACGTTGCTGACACAAATAGAAGCCTGCCTCAATTCTAGGCCACTAATTCCCTTAAGCGACGAGCcggacgattttaattttctaacgccCTCGCACTTTCTTGTAGGCTCTTCTTTGATAGCCGTGCCTGAGCCGTCTCTTGCAGCAGAGCCAAGAAATCGACTTTCCCGCTGGCAGTTCATACAGCAGATGAGAGACCATTATTGGCAACGTTGGGCCGCAGAATACCTGCAAACGTTGCAAAGCAGAAACAAATGGGTAACGGGCCATCCAAACGTTCAAGTGGGCGACCTCTGTCTCTTGCGTAACGAAGCGACGCCTCCAACCCACTGGCCCATCGGACGGATTACTGCCGTTCATCCGGGGAAGGACGACCTTGTCCGAGTCGTAACAATTAGGACAGCTTATACAACACTGCAACGACCAATAGCGAAAATCAGCGTCTTTCCCTCCGCGTCTAGCGACAGTGTTCCGACGCGCTCGATGCCAAAACAAACCTAA